A single region of the Buteo buteo chromosome 16, bButBut1.hap1.1, whole genome shotgun sequence genome encodes:
- the PPT1 gene encoding palmitoyl-protein thioesterase 1: MCSVKMAALRAAVLVLLGLRLGFAATAIPLVIWHGMGDSCCNPQSMGYIKKIVENKIPGIYVLSLKIGSNLIQDMENSFFMNVNDQVTEVCSQLAKDPHLKGGYNAMGFSQGGQFLRAVAQRCPSPPMLNLISVGGQHQGVYGFPRCPGESSHICDWIRKTLDLGAYTQAVQEHLVQAEYWHNPLKEEDYRKNSIFLADINQERGINETYKKNLMALKKFVMVKFLNDTMVDPPISEWFGFYKSGQAKETIPLKETSLYTEDRLGLQEMDKAGKLVFLGVKGDHLHFSEEWFYTTILPFLQ, from the exons ATGTGCTCAGTCAAGATGGCGGCGCTCAGGGCGGcggtgctggtgctgctggggctgcgcCTGGGTTTCGCGGCTACAGCCATCCCCCTGGTTATCTGGCACGGCATGG GAGACAGTTGCTGCAATCCACAAAGCATGGGCTACATTAAGAAAATCGTGGAGAATAAAATACCAGGCATTTATGTTCTGTCACTCAAGATTGGAAGCAACCTGATACAG GATATGGAGAACAGCTTCTTTATGAATGTGAACGATCAAGTGACAGAGGTGTGCAGCCAACTTGCAAAGGACCCTCACCTGAAAGGAGGCTACAACGCAATGGGCTTCTCCCAAGGAGGCCAGTTCCT GAGGGCGGTGGCTCAGAGGTGTCCTTCTCCTCCCATGCTCAATTTGATCTCAGTTGGGGGACAGCACCAAG GCGTGTACGGCTTTCCACGCTGTCCTGGCGAGAGCTCCCATATCTGTGACTGGATCCGAAAGACGCTGGATCTGGGCGCCTACACACAAGCTGTTCAAGAGCA ctTGGTACAAGCAGAATATTGGCACAACCCTCTGAAGGAGGAGGACTACAGGAAAAACAGCATCTTTTTGGCTGACATAAATCAGGAGAGA GGCATCAATGAGACATACAAGAAAAACCTGATGGCTCTGAAAAAGTTTGTGATGGTGAAATTTCTCAATGATACCATGGTTGACCCTCCGATCTCTGAG tggtttgggttttacaAAAGCGGCCAAGCCAAGGAGACCATCCCGCTGAAGGAGACCTCGCTGTACACAGAG GATCGCCTGGGACTGCAGGAGATGGACAAAGCAGGAAAGCTGGTGTTCCTGGGGGTGAAAGGGGATCACCTGCACTTCTCAGAAGAGTGGTTTTACACTACtatcctccccttcctccagtGA